From the Octadecabacter antarcticus 307 genome, one window contains:
- a CDS encoding invasion associated locus B family protein, protein MTFYNASISKTLTAAALAFALVAPAFAQETPVETAEEQPQSVFNMGENVDENGDPIASDEAAPQEPQPGQQYLREVFNDWALRCLKVEGGEDPCQMYQLLSDADGNAVAEIAIVALPEAGEAVAGATIVAPLETLLTEQVTLRVDGGQARRFPFDFCNAGGCVTRIGLTEQDVALFRGGATATLSMVPAAAPDQTVTVTMSLSGFTAAYTAASQ, encoded by the coding sequence ATGACCTTTTATAACGCATCGATTTCCAAAACGTTGACGGCTGCTGCATTGGCTTTCGCCCTTGTCGCGCCAGCCTTTGCACAGGAAACTCCGGTTGAAACAGCTGAAGAGCAGCCGCAAAGTGTGTTCAACATGGGCGAAAACGTTGACGAAAACGGCGATCCCATCGCGTCTGACGAGGCAGCACCGCAAGAGCCCCAACCAGGCCAGCAATACCTGCGCGAGGTGTTCAACGATTGGGCGCTGCGATGCCTAAAAGTCGAAGGCGGTGAAGACCCCTGCCAAATGTACCAACTTTTAAGTGATGCAGACGGCAATGCGGTCGCTGAAATCGCTATCGTTGCGCTGCCAGAAGCGGGCGAGGCTGTTGCAGGTGCGACGATCGTGGCACCACTCGAAACATTGCTGACCGAACAGGTCACGTTGCGCGTCGATGGCGGGCAGGCCCGCCGGTTTCCGTTCGACTTTTGCAACGCCGGTGGATGCGTCACCCGCATTGGATTGACGGAACAAGATGTGGCGCTGTTTCGGGGCGGCGCAACCGCAACACTGAGCATGGTGCCCGCCGCCGCCCCTGATCAAACTGTGACAGTGACCATGTCGCTTTCAGGGTTCACGGCGGCCTACACCGCAGCGTCGCAGTAG